From the Hordeum vulgare subsp. vulgare chromosome 1H, MorexV3_pseudomolecules_assembly, whole genome shotgun sequence genome, the window CAAACCGGAGAAAGGATCAAAAGTTCAGATCTGCAACAGCGACATGTTCCTGCCTTCTGAAACGACAGGAGCAGAACTTTCTACGGCCTTTCTGAAAACTTGTGCAGTGAGCACGAAATTCCACACGAACAGGAAAGCAGGAGAGTGAGCACGCAAAGGCAAGGGGTGGCTCGTCCTGCGTTTCGTTGCAATTGCATCGCAGGAGGCCGAACTAAGCGCAGCTGTTGTGTATTTACAGTGTCTTCATCACTTACATGTAATGCAACGTGCCCAAAATGGCCCCCACAATGCATAATAACAACTTGACAAAATTTTGGCTACCTTCCTGACGCCTATATATCCGCACCAAATGGTCAGCTCGTAACTTAACGTTCAGAACACGATGTCAGACGCTACACTGCTTCAGCCCCTTGGGTGTTTGGTGGCCTCCTTTCAGCCGTACCTGCATCCACAAATCAaaatgttactccctccgtttctaaatataagtcttttaatcgATTTCACTAAGgaactacatacaaaacaaatgaatgaatttatcctttaaagtatgtctatatacatccgtatgtagtcctctagtgaaatccctaaaaagacttatattacggacggagggagtactattcagTTGGCGGTTCagtaaaaaaaggaaagaaaaaaacttTTGATTTTCTCATCCGGAGCAGAGTGCCAGAAGTGTCCGGTCCATTTTTGTACTACTCCTAGATGATGAGATGAGATGGTTCCTTGTTGGTAGAAAAGCAGTCCTTTTGGCCTAAACATATGGGCAGCTACGCGTTAATGAGTTGTGGAGGGAATCGTATTTGGTTCCTCGACCCTCCATCTTTCTCACCGAAAGCACACACGGCACCCAGCTTAATGCATGCCTGGATTATTCAGTCAGGAACCACGCCGTCGGCTCGGCGGGACGGCGTTGTTGTTTTCCGTCACGCGAACGTGGGTTTTTCAGCAATGGATTGGATGGACGACGGTGCAATTTATATCACGGTGCAGTAGCGACGAGAGGGGGATGGTATGGTACTCACGGCCTCGACGTCGATCCGGTAGACGAGCAGGCGGCGGCGCTCGCGGCAGCTGGTCCGGTACGCGACGGCGACGTGCGCGGCCGCCAGCGACAGGGACAGCAACAGCATGGGCTCCGGCCCGGCGTCGCCCTTCCCCTGCGGCGCGGCACCGCGCGGCAGCACGGCCGCGGCCTTGGCCAGCACGTACGACACGGACGCCGCGGCGCTCGCCGCCACCACCCACAGGTAcgcgccccctcctcccccgcaCGCCGTGTACGCGCCTGCCGCCGCCGCAAGAAGAAGGCCTCCATCGGTCAGCAGCTCGTCCAAGAAAATCGAGGTTGCAATGGCAAAGAAACACAATTTATCGGGCACTCACAGAGGATGAGGAGGGCGCGCGCGGCGGAGACGGCGGGCAGGTCGATGAGGGAGGACCGGAACTCGAACGCCCGCGCCTGGTCGAGCACGGCCGGGAGGAAGGagcggtgcggggggtcggcgccgGCTTGGAGGTGCGCGGAGAGGAGCATGGGCGGGAGGGCGAGGTCGAGGAGCACGACGAGGAGGGGCGGCGCGCAGACGAGCAACAGCGAGGCGAGCATGGCGACGAGGAAGAAGGCGGTCTTGGCCCACCGCCACGGCCGCGCCCACGCGGGCTCCCCGGCGCCGTGCTTCTGCGCCAGCGCCAGCGCCAGCGGCAGCTTCTTCTCCATGCCCCCCGCGCCGTCGGAACCCGCACGCGCAGGCAGCAGG encodes:
- the LOC123412490 gene encoding uncharacterized protein LOC123412490, producing MEKKLPLALALAQKHGAGEPAWARPWRWAKTAFFLVAMLASLLLVCAPPLLVVLLDLALPPMLLSAHLQAGADPPHRSFLPAVLDQARAFEFRSSLIDLPAVSAARALLILCAYTACGGGGGAYLWVVAASAAASVSYVLAKAAAVLPRGAAPQGKGDAGPEPMLLLSLSLAAAHVAVAYRTSCRERRRLLVYRIDVEAVRLKGGHQTPKGLKQCSV